From Paraburkholderia sabiae, a single genomic window includes:
- a CDS encoding SUMF1/EgtB/PvdO family nonheme iron enzyme, whose protein sequence is MWRKLLLVCMFGALQMRGADAQTLPRAAHDATSNVAGNGALNARTATAARKVALVIGNASYGFGALPNAARDAQSVADMLRAQGFDVVLRTDANAEQMHDALADFGRRLQPGGTALFYFAGHGLQAGTGTQLTSVTADARAPASLMTESIDLSNVLATLAAPRAHAVNLIVLDACLTQPFEPSRLTMPLPAQTLIAYATTPGGEAADGTRHGIFTGAWLREMRRAPSEPVDTMFALVARRVAEETGGAQSPWSASSLSGKERVFASNPLSTQADDQPNLVVALDSRGILPKDSNEQYELTFWESIKDSNYASDYEAYLKAYPNGRFATLAKARIDRLKSSSQATPPATHAAPAAAPSHPAAAAAPTPAPAPAPQPAPKAAATPAPAPTPASAAPARAAASGESKDCAACPVMISLPAGSFTMGSNVGDPSEKPPHHVTISAPFAIGKYEVTVEQWNACADVNGCPKLAPESNSVKNAPARDLSWDDAQAYVKWLSKVTGKTYRLPTEAEWEYADRGGTTTKYWWGDQPRKGMANCKDCGDPYHNQAPEPVGSFAANPNGLYDMNGGVWEWVSDCWHNSFQSAPADGHAWDAPGCNMRVIRGGSWREGSDYMLSSTRFKYSQSVRQSQDGFRVVKELK, encoded by the coding sequence ATGTGGCGAAAACTCCTGCTGGTATGCATGTTCGGGGCACTCCAGATGCGAGGAGCCGACGCGCAAACGCTGCCCCGCGCCGCGCACGATGCCACTTCCAACGTTGCCGGAAACGGCGCACTGAATGCCCGCACGGCAACGGCGGCGCGCAAGGTCGCGCTGGTGATCGGTAATGCCAGTTATGGTTTTGGTGCGCTGCCCAATGCAGCACGCGATGCGCAAAGCGTCGCCGATATGTTGCGCGCGCAAGGCTTCGATGTCGTGCTTCGTACCGATGCGAACGCCGAGCAGATGCACGATGCACTGGCCGACTTCGGCCGTCGCTTGCAGCCGGGCGGCACGGCGCTGTTCTATTTCGCGGGCCATGGCTTGCAGGCGGGAACGGGGACGCAGCTGACATCCGTTACTGCCGATGCGCGCGCGCCCGCGTCGTTGATGACAGAGAGCATCGATCTGTCGAATGTACTCGCAACGCTTGCCGCCCCGCGCGCGCATGCAGTCAATCTGATCGTGCTGGACGCATGTCTCACGCAACCATTCGAGCCTTCTCGTCTGACGATGCCCTTGCCGGCGCAAACGCTCATTGCGTACGCGACGACGCCAGGCGGCGAGGCCGCCGATGGCACCCGTCACGGCATTTTCACGGGCGCGTGGCTGCGTGAAATGCGCCGTGCGCCGAGCGAACCTGTCGACACGATGTTCGCCCTTGTCGCGCGACGCGTCGCGGAAGAAACGGGTGGAGCGCAAAGCCCTTGGTCCGCGTCGTCATTGAGTGGAAAGGAAAGGGTATTCGCTTCGAATCCTCTATCGACGCAAGCAGACGATCAGCCCAACCTCGTTGTTGCGTTGGATAGCCGCGGCATTCTGCCTAAAGACAGCAACGAGCAATATGAGCTGACGTTCTGGGAGTCGATCAAGGACAGCAACTACGCAAGCGACTATGAAGCGTATTTAAAGGCGTATCCGAACGGCCGCTTTGCGACGCTCGCAAAGGCGCGTATCGACAGGCTCAAGTCGAGTTCCCAGGCAACGCCGCCAGCGACGCATGCAGCGCCCGCAGCCGCGCCGTCGCATCCTGCTGCTGCGGCGGCTCCCACGCCTGCGCCAGCACCGGCTCCGCAACCAGCGCCTAAAGCGGCCGCAACGCCAGCCCCCGCACCTACGCCTGCATCCGCAGCACCCGCGCGCGCAGCGGCCAGTGGCGAGAGCAAGGACTGCGCGGCCTGCCCGGTGATGATCTCGCTGCCGGCGGGCTCCTTCACGATGGGCAGCAACGTGGGCGACCCGTCCGAGAAGCCGCCGCATCACGTGACCATTTCAGCGCCGTTCGCGATCGGCAAATACGAAGTGACAGTCGAGCAATGGAACGCCTGCGCCGACGTCAACGGATGCCCGAAGCTCGCTCCCGAAAGCAACTCCGTGAAGAACGCACCCGCGCGCGATCTCAGTTGGGACGACGCGCAGGCTTACGTGAAGTGGCTGAGCAAGGTGACAGGCAAGACCTATCGTCTGCCGACGGAAGCCGAATGGGAATATGCGGATCGCGGGGGCACGACGACGAAGTACTGGTGGGGCGACCAACCGCGCAAAGGGATGGCGAATTGCAAGGACTGCGGCGATCCGTACCACAATCAGGCACCCGAACCGGTCGGTTCATTCGCGGCCAATCCCAACGGCTTGTACGACATGAACGGCGGCGTGTGGGAATGGGTCAGCGACTGCTGGCATAACTCATTCCAGAGCGCTCCCGCCGATGGCCACGCGTGGGACGCGCCGGGCTGCAACATGCGCGTGATTCGCGGCGGCTCGTGGCGCGAAGGAAGCGACTATATGCTCAGTTCGACGCGCTTCAAGTACAGCCAAAGCGTACGTCAGTCGCAAGACGGCTTTCGGGTCGTCAAGGAACTCAAGTGA
- a CDS encoding serine/threonine protein kinase has protein sequence MASLAHVIRDFQSGALTQDAFVAQLDSTLTTEGVGSARLLEILGEAHVRKPLPPDLYAEVRRRIEQMPVSHLAAAGGEETRMQTVPDHLVAPPPTRTSEATPSNLDQVKGTGDTLNNRFVLEECLGVGGMGTVYKALDLRKLEASDRKPYLAIKVLNTQFRGNPKSLIALQREARKAQVLAHRNIVTVYDFDRDGAIVYLTMEYLSGKPLSQILRTQDFKGMPVQSALPIVRGMSSALAYAHERGFVHCDFKPANVFLTDTGEVKVIDFGIARVFQRPEEESDATVFDPGSLGALTPAYASPEMLEHLEPDPRDDIYALGCITYELLTGRHPFDRQSATQARASNRQPQRPDNLGNRQWRALRAALAFDRKARTPTVSRFVEEFGAQERASASKSSGHSDRAGMLMKSGVVGLALACAAGGALYFYRASQTLDQENAAQQSNAASDAAGSQVASASPVLPVTPAAPSSTEVASAPPASTPAPPTLSAVTAALASLPCSALAASIQDRAVQVRGFVPLHGEAQVNERLSTLPGVASTKVDVQHVSSDKCDVLKQLGSYWTRNWQAGHIASLTARMPNGVLTEGDPLVVDVRTPGYDSYVNIDYYVLDGSVVHMVPGPRVKGNQAPANYSATVGSGGDWIISKPFGQEMVVLLITPAPLFDAPRPESESRADYLRALDTRLKQLAAKYGQDHIVADFAQITSKARAQ, from the coding sequence ATGGCCAGTCTTGCGCACGTGATTCGGGACTTTCAGAGCGGCGCGCTCACGCAGGACGCGTTCGTCGCTCAACTCGACAGCACGCTCACGACGGAAGGTGTCGGTTCGGCTCGTCTGCTCGAAATACTCGGCGAAGCGCATGTCAGGAAGCCGCTGCCTCCTGATCTTTACGCGGAAGTGCGCCGCCGTATCGAACAGATGCCCGTTTCGCATCTCGCCGCGGCGGGCGGCGAGGAAACGCGCATGCAGACGGTGCCCGACCATCTTGTCGCGCCTCCTCCCACACGCACCAGCGAAGCCACGCCATCGAATCTCGATCAGGTAAAAGGCACGGGCGACACGCTCAACAACCGCTTCGTGCTCGAAGAGTGTCTGGGCGTGGGCGGCATGGGCACCGTGTACAAGGCGCTCGATCTGCGCAAGCTCGAAGCATCGGATCGCAAGCCCTACCTCGCGATCAAGGTGCTGAACACGCAGTTCCGCGGCAATCCGAAATCACTGATCGCACTGCAGCGCGAGGCACGCAAGGCGCAGGTGCTTGCGCACCGTAACATCGTCACGGTGTACGACTTCGACCGCGACGGCGCAATCGTCTATCTGACGATGGAGTATCTGTCCGGCAAGCCGCTCAGCCAGATACTGCGCACACAGGATTTCAAGGGCATGCCCGTTCAGTCAGCGCTGCCGATCGTGCGCGGCATGTCGAGCGCGCTCGCATACGCGCACGAACGCGGCTTCGTGCATTGCGATTTCAAACCGGCCAACGTGTTTCTCACCGACACGGGCGAGGTCAAGGTCATCGACTTCGGCATCGCGCGCGTGTTTCAGCGGCCCGAAGAAGAGAGCGATGCCACCGTGTTCGATCCGGGCAGCCTCGGCGCGTTGACGCCCGCCTATGCGAGCCCGGAGATGCTCGAACATCTAGAGCCCGATCCGCGCGACGACATCTACGCACTCGGCTGCATCACGTATGAGCTTCTGACGGGCCGTCATCCGTTCGACCGTCAATCGGCGACGCAGGCGCGCGCGTCGAATCGTCAGCCCCAGCGGCCGGACAATCTGGGCAACCGTCAGTGGCGCGCGTTACGCGCGGCGCTCGCATTCGACCGCAAGGCGCGTACGCCAACGGTGTCGCGTTTCGTCGAAGAGTTCGGCGCGCAGGAGCGTGCGTCTGCGTCGAAGTCGTCGGGACACAGCGATCGCGCCGGCATGCTGATGAAGTCGGGCGTGGTGGGGCTCGCACTCGCATGCGCAGCGGGCGGCGCGCTGTACTTCTATCGCGCGTCGCAAACGCTCGATCAGGAAAACGCAGCGCAGCAATCGAACGCCGCGTCCGATGCAGCGGGATCGCAGGTCGCCAGCGCGTCGCCAGTATTGCCCGTTACACCTGCTGCGCCGTCGTCGACCGAGGTCGCGTCCGCGCCGCCTGCCAGCACGCCAGCGCCGCCGACACTCTCGGCCGTCACCGCGGCGCTCGCATCATTGCCATGTTCGGCGCTTGCCGCGTCGATTCAGGATCGTGCGGTACAGGTACGCGGATTCGTGCCGCTGCATGGCGAGGCGCAGGTCAACGAGCGTCTGTCGACTTTGCCCGGCGTCGCGTCGACGAAGGTCGATGTGCAGCACGTGAGCAGCGACAAATGCGACGTACTCAAACAACTCGGTTCTTACTGGACGCGCAACTGGCAGGCAGGACATATCGCATCGCTGACGGCGCGCATGCCGAATGGCGTGCTGACCGAGGGCGATCCGCTTGTCGTCGATGTGAGGACGCCGGGATACGACTCGTATGTGAACATCGACTATTACGTGCTCGACGGCAGTGTCGTGCATATGGTGCCGGGGCCGCGTGTGAAGGGCAATCAGGCGCCCGCGAATTACTCGGCGACGGTGGGAAGCGGCGGCGACTGGATCATTTCGAAGCCGTTCGGTCAGGAGATGGTTGTACTGCTCATCACGCCCGCGCCGCTATTCGACGCACCGCGTCCCGAGAGCGAATCGCGTGCGGACTATCTGCGTGCACTCGATACGCGGCTCAAACAGCTTGCCGCCAAATACGGACAGGACCATATCGTCGCGGACTTCGCGCAGATCACGAGCAAGGCGCGCGCGCAATGA